A genomic window from Camelina sativa cultivar DH55 chromosome 2, Cs, whole genome shotgun sequence includes:
- the LOC104750091 gene encoding F-box/LRR-repeat protein At3g59250-like: protein MDGKLSTGKKLNATVKRVAEMEHELDLVLSLLLSSVTTRECGCPSHHVSFGYQDCHSQCPILIYTLVGVDLPSKVFMSESLVRLRIEYQKVDVEHVLLPKLKTLYLRSVLLGKASDYFNKLISGCHVLEELFLIDVYSDDDMLNRSMSSKMLKRLKLYYSIIRNKVLNTVSFDTPNLVYLEYSDYVADKYPKVKFCSLVEVSLNIRMSYGDFDANATEFLMGFNNVQILHLSDNSVEVLTYWCEPIPVFKRLVYLTISTLSHGIWESFPALLKNSPNLETLVFEMLPRVASANCNIQVISNSCVSSSFFPSGLISLQEDIRECVENGQVEVEHVPENEQNVDILTLELRRNKFKEMRDLIGMRVLEEKEFKLKRENVDISLKIV from the exons ATGGATGGTAAACTTAGTACAGGGAAGAAGCTGAACGCAACGGTGAAGAGAGTTGCAGAGATGGAACATGAATTGGATCTGGTTCTTAGTTTGCTTCTATCTTCGGTGACAACGAGAGAATGTGGCTGTCCCAGTCATCATGTTTCATTTGGTTACCAAGATTGTCACTCTCAG TGTCCGATCTTGATTTACACGTTAGTTGGGGTGGACCTTCCTTCAAAAGTCTTTATGAGCGAGTCACTAGTTAGGCTGAGGATAGAATATCAAAAAGTTGATGTGGAACATGTTTTACTTCCAAAGCTTAAGACTCTCTATCTTCGTTCAGTTTTGTTAGGAAAAGCTAGTGATTACTTTAACAAGCTTATATCTGGTTGTCATGTTCTAGAGGAATTGTTTCTGATTGATGTCTACTCTGATGACGATATGTTGAACCGCTCTATGTCTTCTAAAATGCTTAAGAGATTGAAGCtatattatagtattatacGTAATAAGGTTCTGAATACTGTTTCATTCGATACACCTAATCTTGTCTACTTGGAATACTCTGATTATGTTGCGGACAAGTACCCGAAAGTGAAATTTTGTTCGCTTGTTGAAGTTAGTCTCAATATTCGAATGAGCTATGGAGATTTTGATGCTAATGCTACAGAGTTTCTTATGGGATTTAACAATGTTCAGATCCTTCACTTATCTGACAACTCTGTTGAA gtaCTTACTTATTGGTGTGAACCAATACCTGTATTCAAGAGGCTGGTTTATTTAACTATAAGCACTCTCAGTCATGGAATATGGGAATCATTCCCGGCTCTACTCAAGAACAGTCCGAATCTAGAAACACTCGTCTTCGAG ATGCTTCCTAGAGTAGCTTCAGCTAATTGCAACATCCAAGTTATTTCTAACAGCTGCGTATCGTCTTCCTTTTTCCCAAGTGGACTCATCTCTCTTCAGGA agATATAAGAGAATGTGTGGAGAATGGGCAAGTGGAAGTCGAGCATGTTCCCGAAAATGAGCAAAATGTGGATATCTTGACTCTTGAACTCAGACGAAAcaagtttaaagaaatgagGGATCTCATTGGCATGAGAGTTTTGGAAGAAAAGGAGTTTAAGCTTAAGAGGGAGAATGTTGacataagcttgaagatagtTTGA
- the LOC104720845 gene encoding uncharacterized protein LOC104720845 isoform X1 — translation MARSLYICLFFLFISSTSKLITSYPLSTKSRWIVDEKGQRVKLACVNWPAHLQPTVAEGLSKQPLDSISKKIVSMGFNCVRLTWPLDLMTNDTLALKVTVKQSFESLKLFEDVLGIQTHNPKILNLPLLNAFQEVVSNLGQNGVMVILDNHLTTPGWCCGENDLDAFFGYPNFDPKVWANGLSKMATLFKSATNVVGVSLRNEPRGARDYPDLWFRHMPEGAEAVHAANPKLLVILSGIDFDTNLSFLRDRFFNVSFTDKLVFELHWYSFSDGRDSWRKHNSNDFCAKIITKVTRNGGFLVGRGFPLMLTEFGTEESGRDISGNRYMNCLVAWAAQNDLDWAVWALTGDYYLRTGKTDMVETFGILDANWKDVRNATYLQQLSGIQYPFKGPGLQSKNAIFHPLSGLCVTHNPSDKLPTLRLGPCPKADTSTFNPNEGILWINKMCVEAPNVAGQKVKLGVGTKCSKLGQIAATKMHLAFKTSNGLLLCLDVDERDNSVVANPCKCLTKDASCDPASQWFKVL, via the exons ATGGCGAGATCCttgtatatttgtttattcttcttATTCATTTCTTCGACATCAAAGCTAATCACAAGCTATCCTCTCTCAACAAAGTCTCGATGGATCGTGGATGAGAAAGGGCAAAGGGTGAAGCTAGCTTGCGTGAACTGGCCGGCTCATCTCCAGCCCACGGTAGCTGAAGGGCTAAGCAAACAACCATTAGACTCCATCTCCAAAAAGATTGTCTCAATGGGATTTAACTGCGTTCGGCTCACTTGGCCTCTTGATTTGATGACTAACGACACATTGGCCCTTAAGGTTACTGTTAAACAGTCTTTCGAAAGCTTGAAGTTATTTGAAGACGTTCTTGGGATTCAAACTCACAATCCCAAAATCCTTAATCTCCCCCTTCTAAACGCATTCCAG GAAGTGGTATCGAACTTAGGACAAAATGGAGTGATGGTGATACTAGATAACCACTTGACAACCCCAGGCTGGTGCTGTGGTGAGAATGACCTCGACGCCTTCTTCGGCTACCCTAACTTTGATCCCAAAGTCTGGGCCAATGGCTTGAGCAAGATGGCTACTCTGTTCAAAAGTGCCACTAATGTCGTTGGTGTGAGCCTGAGGAACGAGCCACGTGGCGCTAGAGATTACCCTGACCTCTGGTTCAG GCATATGCCAGAAGGAGCAGAAGCAGTGCACGCCGCAAACCCTAAATTACTAGTCATCCTCTCGGGCATCGACTTTGACACAAACCTCTCATTCCTCCGTGACCGTTTCTTCAACGTAAGCTTCACCGACAAACTCGTATTCGAACTCCACTGGTACAGCTTCTCTGACGGCAGAGACTCGTGGAGAAAACACAACTCTAACGATTTCTGCGCCAAAATCATCACAAAGGTTACACGCAACGGAGGATTCTTAGTTGGGAGAGGCTTTCCTTTGATGTTGACTGAGTTTGGGACTGAGGAGAGTGGCCGTGACATCAGCGGAAACCGGTATATGAATTGTTTGGTGGCTTGGGCGGCTCAGAATGATTTGGATTGGGCGGTTTGGGCGTTAACCGGAGATTATTACTTGAGAACCGGTAAAACGGATATGGTTGAGACTTTTGGTATCTTGGATGCGAATTGGAAAGACGTGAGAAACGCTACTTACTTGCAGCAACTATCTGGAATCCAATATCCCTTTAAAG GACCTGGATTGCAATCAAAGAACGCTATCTTCCATCCATTGTCTGGACTCTGCGTCACCCATAATCCCTCAGACAAATTACCAACACTGCGATTAGGACCATGCCCTAAAGCCGACACATCGACCTTCAACCCCAACGAAGGCATTCTTTGGATCAATAAAATGTGCGTCGAAGCTCCCAATGTAGCTGGACAAAAGGTGAAGCTTGGAGTTGGCACTAAGTGTTCTAAGTTGGGACAAATCGCAGCTACCAAGATGCATTTGGCGTTCAAGACAAGTAATGGTTTGTTGCTATGTCTTGACGTGGACGAACGTGACAACAGCGTCGTCGCTAACCCTTGCAAGTGTTTGACCAAGGATGCTTCGTGTGATCCAGCTAGCCAATGGTTCAAAGTTCTTTAA
- the LOC104720845 gene encoding uncharacterized protein LOC104720845 isoform X2: MARSLYICLFFLFISSTSKLITSYPLSTKSRWIVDEKGQRVKLACVNWPAHLQPTVAEGLSKQPLDSISKKIVSMGFNCVRLTWPLDLMTNDTLALKVTVKQSFESLKLFEDVLGIQTHNPKILNLPLLNAFQEVVSNLGQNGVMVILDNHLTTPGWCCGENDLDAFFGYPNFDPKVWANGLSKMATLFKSATNVVGVSLRNEPRGARDYPDLWFRHMPEGAEAVHAANPKLLVILSGIDFDTNLSFLRDRFFNVSFTDKLVFELHWYSFSDGRDSWRKHNSNDFCAKIITKVTRNGGFLVGRGFPLMLTEFGTEESGRDISGNRYMNCLVAWAAQNDLDWAVWALTGDYYLRTGPGLQSKNAIFHPLSGLCVTHNPSDKLPTLRLGPCPKADTSTFNPNEGILWINKMCVEAPNVAGQKVKLGVGTKCSKLGQIAATKMHLAFKTSNGLLLCLDVDERDNSVVANPCKCLTKDASCDPASQWFKVL, from the exons ATGGCGAGATCCttgtatatttgtttattcttcttATTCATTTCTTCGACATCAAAGCTAATCACAAGCTATCCTCTCTCAACAAAGTCTCGATGGATCGTGGATGAGAAAGGGCAAAGGGTGAAGCTAGCTTGCGTGAACTGGCCGGCTCATCTCCAGCCCACGGTAGCTGAAGGGCTAAGCAAACAACCATTAGACTCCATCTCCAAAAAGATTGTCTCAATGGGATTTAACTGCGTTCGGCTCACTTGGCCTCTTGATTTGATGACTAACGACACATTGGCCCTTAAGGTTACTGTTAAACAGTCTTTCGAAAGCTTGAAGTTATTTGAAGACGTTCTTGGGATTCAAACTCACAATCCCAAAATCCTTAATCTCCCCCTTCTAAACGCATTCCAG GAAGTGGTATCGAACTTAGGACAAAATGGAGTGATGGTGATACTAGATAACCACTTGACAACCCCAGGCTGGTGCTGTGGTGAGAATGACCTCGACGCCTTCTTCGGCTACCCTAACTTTGATCCCAAAGTCTGGGCCAATGGCTTGAGCAAGATGGCTACTCTGTTCAAAAGTGCCACTAATGTCGTTGGTGTGAGCCTGAGGAACGAGCCACGTGGCGCTAGAGATTACCCTGACCTCTGGTTCAG GCATATGCCAGAAGGAGCAGAAGCAGTGCACGCCGCAAACCCTAAATTACTAGTCATCCTCTCGGGCATCGACTTTGACACAAACCTCTCATTCCTCCGTGACCGTTTCTTCAACGTAAGCTTCACCGACAAACTCGTATTCGAACTCCACTGGTACAGCTTCTCTGACGGCAGAGACTCGTGGAGAAAACACAACTCTAACGATTTCTGCGCCAAAATCATCACAAAGGTTACACGCAACGGAGGATTCTTAGTTGGGAGAGGCTTTCCTTTGATGTTGACTGAGTTTGGGACTGAGGAGAGTGGCCGTGACATCAGCGGAAACCGGTATATGAATTGTTTGGTGGCTTGGGCGGCTCAGAATGATTTGGATTGGGCGGTTTGGGCGTTAACCGGAGATTATTACTTGAGAACCG GACCTGGATTGCAATCAAAGAACGCTATCTTCCATCCATTGTCTGGACTCTGCGTCACCCATAATCCCTCAGACAAATTACCAACACTGCGATTAGGACCATGCCCTAAAGCCGACACATCGACCTTCAACCCCAACGAAGGCATTCTTTGGATCAATAAAATGTGCGTCGAAGCTCCCAATGTAGCTGGACAAAAGGTGAAGCTTGGAGTTGGCACTAAGTGTTCTAAGTTGGGACAAATCGCAGCTACCAAGATGCATTTGGCGTTCAAGACAAGTAATGGTTTGTTGCTATGTCTTGACGTGGACGAACGTGACAACAGCGTCGTCGCTAACCCTTGCAAGTGTTTGACCAAGGATGCTTCGTGTGATCCAGCTAGCCAATGGTTCAAAGTTCTTTAA